The following proteins come from a genomic window of Metarhizium brunneum chromosome 2, complete sequence:
- the GRC3 gene encoding Polynucleotide 5'-hydroxyl-kinase GRC3 produces the protein MSSSKRRKLDGQGPPQSPVSAVSAIAARRRQAASVAQSQATEPANLAEPSTPSINSFSALQTLRPDRNVTRPPKKSSKQSVQLRNDGRRLLAADDPKAAERLPNNQISEDVQSSFSATLSQTISYSSFSLTKSNCRTKAGGALELTLDEGERFLVLGSFGIRVVGGEVTLAGATLHAAENIHWVSAPHCVALPVIRTIQDTQLELHNDPNTSGLRKLGRLSPLFRRIWNEPSEAVDGIMAGGQTFQIIVSSSDAPRRCAIQELASPPEWNKKLASLLSISETGQRTTFVCGPKSAGKSTFSRLLTNRLLTSSNGENPVKRVAVLDLDPGQPEFSPPGTVSLVCVSNPNFGVPFTHTAFDDPSNTILRCHSLASVTPASAPDLLVSCATDLYGTYQRSLRTCPLIINTPGWILGTGLDLLVELITRIRPAEVIYMSEDGPADVVDVLKNATKNSFSMLPSQPSEFTSRTAAHFRSMQMMSYYHSHIDIENKRLRPPRVTWSGHAISSARPFVVSYHGSNSGVFGIISYDYQCTPELLAASINGSILAMVEIEGPEAFRQFTGTPEIRGDRDIAMTPEVVVTRTAEDLPFIPNPNDATLDPQYCRTIGLVLIRGLDLKRKCLQVITPTPYASLEKIKGEGRNIVFVHGRFDTPYWAYTEDLFAKSSQEELVDKEVHITDEETSEDESREEKAQPGGTDHAMISTIPWIEVLDGTQKRPVGSRVWRVRRDLGRHNTD, from the exons ATGTCGTCTAGTAAGCGTCGCAAGCTGGATGGTCAAGGCCCTCCTCAGT CTCCGGTCAGCGCCGTCAGTGCAATTGCTGCTCGTAGACGGCAAGCTGCTTCTGTGGCCCAAAGCCAAGCCACTGAGCCTGCAAACCTTGCAGAGCCGTCGACACCGAGTATAAACTCCTTCAGCGCTCTCCAGACTCTTAGGCCTGATAGAAATGTTACTCGTCCTCCTAAAAAGAGTTCGAAACAGAGTGTTCAACTCCGAAATGATGGCCGTCGACTCCTAGCGGCGGATGATCCAAAGGCAGCCGA ACGATTGCCAAATAATCAAATATCAGAAGATGTACAATCTTCATTCTCCGCTACCTTATCCCAGACCATTAGTTattcctctttttctttaacCAAAAGCAATTGTCGAACAAAAGCGGGGGGCGCCCTGGAGCTTACGTTGGATGAGGGTGAG AGATTTCTTGTTCTAGGAAGCTTTGGAATCAGAGTAGTAGGCGGTGAAGTCACTTTAGCAGGAGCAACACTACATGCTGCCGAGAACATACATTGGGTTTCCGCCCCCCACTGCGTGGCTCTGCCTGTGATTCGAACTATTCAAGACACTCAACTGGAATTACATAATGATCCTAATACGAGTGGTTTAAGAAAGCTAGGTCGTCTTTCACCCCTATTTCGGAGAATATGGAATGAGCCAAGTGAGGCCGTTGATGGGATCATGGCTGGAGGGCAGACATTCCAAATA ATAGTCTCATCTTCAGATGCGCCTAGGCGATGTGCTATTCAAGAATTGGCCTCTCCACCGGAGTGGAATAAGAAATTGGCATCCTTGCTGTCGATTTCAGAGACAGGCCAGCGGACAACTTTTGTCTGTGGACCAAAATCCGCAGGCAAGTCGACCTTCTCGAGGTTGCTCACGAACCGCCTTCTGACATCTTCAAATGGCGAGAATCCTGTGAAACGAGTGGCAGTGCTTGACCTTGACCCTGGACAGCCCGAATTTTCTCCACCTGGTACTGTATCTCTCGTATGCGTCTCAAACCCGAACTTCGGAGTCCCATTTACCCACACTGCCTTTGACGATCCGTCGAACACAATTCTGAGATGCCACTCTTTGGCGTCTGTTACTCCAGCTTCAGCACCCGATCTTCTCGTCTCCTGCGCCACCGACCTGTATGGCACATACCAAAGGTCGCTTCGTACTTGCCCCCTTATAATAAACACCCCAGGCTGGATTCTGGGCACAGGTTTAGACCTCCTTGTGGAGCTGATCACTAGGATTCGTCCTGCCGAAGTCATATACATGTCAGAAGATGGCCCTGCCGATGTCGTGGATGTATTGAAGAACGCAACCAAGAATTCGTTCAGCATGCTTCCGTCGCAACCATCAGAATTTACCTCCAGAACTGCTGCTCACTTCAGGTCAATGCAAATGATGTCATACTATCATTCTCATATTGATATCGAGAACAAGCGATTGAGACCACCGCGGGTCACTTGGTCCGGCCATGCTATTTCGTCCGCAAGACCGTTTGTGGTTTCATATCATGGCAGTAATAGTGGGGTTTTTGGAATTATATCTTATGACTACCAGTGCACCCCAGAACTTCTAGCGGCTTCTATCAACGGGTCAATACTGGCCATGGTCGAAATTGAAGGGCCGGAAGCCTTCCGGCAATTTACGGGTACTCCCGAAATCAGAGGTGATCGAGATATCGCAATGACTCCGGAAGTGGTAGTCACCAGAACGGCGGAGGACTTGCCATTCATTCCAAATCCCAATGACGCAACCCTTGATCCTCAGTACTGTAGAACAATCGGGCTCGTCCTTATTCGAGGATTAGACTTGAAACGAAAGTGTCTACAAGTCATTACGCCAACACCATACGCTAGCCTAGAAAAAATCAAAGGCGAAGGGAGGAATATTGTCTTTGTTCATGGAAGATTCGACACTCCCTATTGGGCTTATACCGAAGACCTCTTTGCCAAATCTTCTCAAGAAGAGCTGGTAGACAAGGAAGTCCACATAACAGACGAAGAGACAAGTGAAGACGAATCaagggaagaaaaggcaCAACCGGGGGGGACGGATCACGCCATGATATCTACGATACCTTGGATAGAAGTTTTAGATGGAACCCAGAAACGCCCCGTTGGGTCTCGAGTTTGGCGAGTAAGACGAGACTTAGGTCGACATAACACTGACTGA
- the PUT3_0 gene encoding Proline utilization trans-activator has protein sequence MKSAAGMSAKAAATHAQPSDHGNLRPVAYLRELERKAKALEAALSQRVPTSAKTKHGAPGEDEEDFEDEQPLLEPFTNLSLHRPSTSFLGPASSDIFLRNVRKLSGFYGDDGSLDASSNFYEPGALASRRQFFRLHVRLPPIEMARRLFAAQYTYIGTIFAFTDPKEEFDRLLVEAYNGPPDPSDKDACLAYSKVLLILAFGQLYSVNQWVDFRGPPGFDFFTDSLQLLPETHEEGSILCVETLALAGYFMQNMNRRDAAFQYIGKALRMAISLGLHQEVSNHYPNATCQGQVPALDEAAREHRRRIWWSIYSLDRILSVKSGNPIAIQDEDIGVNLPSRLPSEPEYCPAVVLRYYTQLSGILGEIHTLIYRRTNQAVPKSGKSLMASVQSIILALSKWNREVPNELRFDPIKLSFSRESVSYLAHYYQCINMTVRPLLFHVVQKRLNTIRSGGGPQEKERDWKEGLSQTTVRVIDMCIGAAQDTVNMMAIASQRDLVATYGYMDGEHIFSASIVLVMVCAAFPTNIANTTAMNAGLSLLRGMGERGNSHMGARYELLAKLHSGVMPGAVIRCTTATGSPPHGTDFDSAITGSASSMATDRLPARVPMPAMGSINKVDGAAEQTLTFPVIDNSSLDEPFYDESVTSGMDFGLWEEGFAYPTMDLDFDLVQRQPQGQVHSAIGEFMYMSS, from the exons ATGAAATCCGCCGCAGGCATGTCAGCAAAGGCGGCAGCAACTCATGCCCAGCCCTCTGATCACGGAAACCTGCGGCCAGTTGC ATATTTGCGGGAATTAGAGagaaaggccaaggcacTGGAAG CAGCCCTATCACAAAGAGTGCCTACGAGTGCAAAGACTAAACATGGTGCTCCtggcgaagacgaggaagatTTTGAAGATGAGCAGCCACTGCTTGAGCCCTTTACCAATCTCAGCCTACACAGACCGTCAACTA GTTTTTTGGGACCTGCATCGTCTGACATCTTCCTTCGAAATGTAAGGAAGCTATCGGGCTTTTACGGAGACGACGGCAGTCTTGATGCCAGTTCAAACTTCTATGAGCCAGGCGCATTAGCCTCAAGGCGGCAATTCTTCAGGCTTCACGTCCGTCTCCCACCAATCGAAATGGCCAGACGACTCTTTGCTGCTCAATACACATACATCGGCACCATTTTTGCCTTCACAGACCCCAAAGAGGAATTCGATAGACTCCTCGTGGAAGCATACAATGGCCCTCCTGACCCGTCGGACAAGGATGCCTGTCTTGCGTACTCCAAGGTTCTgctcatcttggcctttggaCAATTGTACTCGGTAAATCAATGGGTCGACTTCAGAGGGCCTCCGGGCTTCGACTTTTTCACAGACTCGCTACAGCTTCTCCCCGAAACCCACGAAGAAGGGTCGATTCTCTGCGTCGAAACCCTTGCATTGGCGGGATATTTCATGCAAAACATGAACCGACGGGATGCAGCCTTTCAATATATCGGCAAAGCCTTACGCATGGCAATTTCCCTCGGTCTCCACCAGGAAGTCAGCAATCACTATCCAAACGCCACCTGTCAGGGCCAGGTTCCTGCGCTCGACGAGGCTGCGCGTGAACATCGGCGGCGAATATGGTGGTCAATATACAGCCTAGATCGCATCCTGTCCGTGAAGTCGGGGAACCCAATCGCCATACAAGACGAAGATATCGGCGTCAATCTGCCGTCAAGGCTGCCTTCAGAGCCGGAATATTGCCCTGCCGTTGTTCTCAGATACTACACGCAACTGTCTGGAATACTAGGCGAGATCCACACCCTCATCTACCGCAGAACAAACCAGGCCGTCCCCAAATCTGGCAAAAGTCTCATGGCATCTGTGCAGAGCATCATCCTGGCGCTGTCAAAGTGGAATAGGGAAGTGCCGAATGAATTGCGCTTTGATCCTATAAAACTGAGCTTCAGTCGTGAAAGTGTTAGCTACTTGGCCCACTATTATCAATGTATCAATATGACTGTTCGTCCGCTGTTATTTCACGTCGTCCAGAAACGATTGAATACAATTCGGAGCGGCGGAGGACCGCAAGAAAAGGAACGGGATTGGAAGGAAGGGCTCTCTCAGACGACAGTGAGGGTCATTGACATGTGTATTGGAGCTGCGCAAGACACCGTCAATATGATGGCAATTGCATCGCAGAGAGACCTAGTTG CAACCTACGGTTACATGGACGGAGAACACATCTTCTCCGCATCCATTGTCCTGGTAATGGTTTGTGCCGCCTTCCCCACCAacatcgccaacaccacGGCAATGAACGCCGGCCTCAGTCTCCTCCGGGGCATGGGCGAACGGGGAAACAGCCACATGGGCGCTCGCTACGAACTCCTGGCCAAACTGCACTCGGGCGTCATGCCAGGAGCTGTGATCCGATGCACAACTGCCACGGGATCGCCTCCCCATGGCACGGACTTCGACTCCGCGATAACAGGCTCCGCTAGTAGCATGGCGACGGACCGGCTCCCCGCGCGAGTTCCGATGCCCGCCATGGGGTCTATCAACAAAGTCGACGGCGCGGCTGAGCAGACGCTTACCTTTCCCGTGATTGATAATAGCTCGCTCGATGAGCCATTTTATGACGAGAGCGTCACGAGCGGCATGGATTTCGGGCTGTGGGAGGAGGGATTTGCATATCCCACCATGGACCTGGATTTTGACCTCGTACAGAGGCAGCCACAGGGGCAGGTGCATTCCGCTATTGGAGAATTTATGTATATGAGTAGTTAG